One genomic window of Penaeus chinensis breed Huanghai No. 1 chromosome 35, ASM1920278v2, whole genome shotgun sequence includes the following:
- the LOC125044126 gene encoding cell wall protein SED1-like encodes MEPTSRDPSKGTSAMEPTSRDPSKGTSAMEPTLRDPSKGTSAMEPTLRDPSKGTSAMEPTLRDPSKGTSAMEPTLRDPSKGTSAMEPTLRDPSKGTSAMEPTSRDPSKGTSAMEPTLRDPSKGTSAMEPTLRDPSKGTSAMEPTFRGLSKGTSAMEPTLRDPSKGTSAIEPTFRGLSKGTSAMDPTLRDSSKGTSAMEPTFRGLSKGTSAMEPTLRDPSKRTYVWN; translated from the coding sequence ATGGAGCCAACTTCCAGGGACCCGTCTAAGGGAACCAGCGCAATGGAGCCAACTTCCAGGGACCCGTCTAAGGGAACCAGCGCAATGGAGCCAACTCTCAGGGACCCGTCTAAGGGAACCAGTGCAATGGAGCCAACTCTCAGGGACCCGTCTAAGGGAACCAGCGCAATGGAGCCAACTCTCAGGGACCCGTCTAAGGGAACCAGCGCAATGGAGCCAACTCTCAGGGACCCGTCTAAGGGAACCAGCGCAATGGAGCCAACTCTCAGGGACCCGTCTAAGGGAACCAGCGCAATGGAGCCAACTTCCAGGGACCCGTCTAAGGGAACCAGCGCAATGGAGCCAACTCTCAGGGACCCGTCTAAGGGAACCAGCGCAATGGAGCCAACTCTCAGGGACCCGTCTAAGGGAACCAGCGCAATGGAGCCAACTTTTAGGGGCCTGTCTAAGGGAACCAGCGCAATGGAGCCAACTCTCAGGGACCCGTCTAAGGGAACCAGCGCAATAGAACCAACTTTTAGGGGCCTCTCTAAGGGAACCAGCGCAATGGACCCAACTCTCAGGGACTCGTCTAAGGGAACTAGCGCAATGGAGCCAACTTTTAGGGGCCTGTCTAAGGGAACCAGCGCAATGGAGCCAACTCTCAGGGACCCGTCTAAGAGAACCTATGTCTGGAACTAG